In 'Nostoc azollae' 0708, the following are encoded in one genomic region:
- a CDS encoding TrmH family RNA methyltransferase, with protein MLTSLQNSLVKQIRKLHSTKERHKQQLFLLEGTHLLEEACAANYPLEVVCCTLQWQQAHPQLWSEVCSRCDASGGGSHRAEVVSEEILAAIATTVQPDGVVATAKRSQQQTQVPLTGLVLGVETLQDPGNLGTMIRAAAAAGASGLWLSDDSVDLDNPKVLRASAGQWFRLDKAVSPDLKATVQQCQQAGMQVIATLPTASLTYWEVDWRKPSLILLGNEGAGLSDDLAAMADTQVKIPLNPGVDSLNVAIAAALMLYEAQRQKIYGWFL; from the coding sequence GTGCTGACAAGTTTACAAAATTCCCTGGTTAAGCAAATCCGTAAGCTGCACTCTACCAAGGAGAGGCATAAGCAGCAGTTATTTTTATTGGAAGGGACGCACTTACTAGAAGAAGCTTGTGCGGCTAATTACCCTTTAGAAGTGGTGTGTTGCACTCTTCAATGGCAGCAAGCACATCCGCAGTTGTGGTCTGAGGTTTGTAGTCGGTGCGATGCCTCCGGCGGGGGAAGCCATCGAGCAGAAGTTGTCAGTGAAGAAATTTTAGCAGCGATCGCCACAACAGTACAACCGGATGGGGTAGTAGCGACTGCAAAACGGAGTCAACAGCAAACTCAAGTTCCCTTGACTGGTTTGGTGTTGGGGGTGGAAACTCTCCAAGATCCTGGTAATTTAGGAACTATGATTCGTGCTGCAGCTGCTGCGGGGGCATCGGGTTTATGGTTGAGTGATGATAGTGTTGATTTAGATAACCCCAAGGTTCTACGTGCATCTGCTGGGCAGTGGTTTCGCTTAGATAAGGCAGTAAGTCCAGACTTAAAAGCTACTGTTCAACAATGTCAGCAAGCAGGAATGCAGGTGATTGCTACTTTACCAACTGCTAGTTTAACTTATTGGGAGGTTGATTGGCGCAAACCTAGTTTGATTTTACTGGGCAATGAAGGTGCTGGTTTATCGGATGATTTAGCAGCGATGGCCGATACCCAAGTCAAGATTCCCCTCAATCCTGGAGTAGATTCATTGAATGTGGCTATCGCAGCCGCTTTAATGTTATATGAAGCCCAACGACAAAAAATTTATGGATGGTTTTTATGA
- a CDS encoding TniQ family protein yields the protein MKLNKLETYEYWNLEKPNILSPSRLYALAPVGVGTPYAESLTSYIARLAETHVVTTGILVHSQLAPFLKEEDTFQSKNGGIDQIFFHHTRMIDRIETGVIKLIHALESLTLPNDLKFLTMLNWAERIPKLIFLDSVRAWCPICY from the coding sequence ATGAAACTGAATAAGCTTGAAACATATGAGTATTGGAACTTAGAAAAACCAAATATTCTATCTCCCAGTCGGTTGTATGCACTGGCACCAGTTGGTGTTGGCACGCCGTATGCAGAAAGCCTAACAAGCTATATTGCTCGATTAGCTGAAACTCATGTTGTAACTACGGGTATATTAGTTCATTCTCAACTTGCACCATTTCTTAAAGAAGAAGACACATTTCAAAGTAAAAATGGAGGGATAGATCAAATTTTCTTTCACCACACAAGAATGATAGACCGAATAGAAACAGGGGTTATAAAGCTGATCCATGCCTTGGAATCATTAACTTTACCCAATGACTTGAAGTTTCTGACAATGCTGAACTGGGCTGAAAGAATTCCTAAACTAATCTTTCTTGATTCTGTAAGGGCATGGTGTCCAATCTGCTATTAA
- the murA gene encoding UDP-N-acetylglucosamine 1-carboxyvinyltransferase produces MNSSSSLPDAKLSPEADSSVLQIWGGHPLRGHVRISGAKNSALVIMAGALLCSGDCRIRNVPLLADVERMGQVLSALGLRLTRNSDILDVNARKISTSKAPYELVTQLRASFFAIGPILARMGIAQMPLPGGCAIGARPVDLHVRGLQAMGAEVQIEHGICNAYVPGNNGRLKGAKIYLDTPSVGATETLMMAATLADGETILENAAREPEVVDLANFCKSMGAKIQGPGTSTITIVGVDKLHSTDYSIIPDRIETGTFLLAAAMTRSELLLSPVAPDHLIPVIAKLRDIGVPIIEEASDCLRVLPAEKLKATDIDTLPHPGFPTDMQAPFMSLLTLAEGDSIINESVFENRLRHASELNRLGADIRVKGNTAFVRGVPMLSGAPVIGTDLRASAALVIAGLAAEGQTTIQGLNHLDRGYDRLDIKLQQLGAKIIRINEASADAELHRNSSNPPASVSI; encoded by the coding sequence ATTAATTCTTCTAGCAGCTTACCAGATGCCAAGTTGTCACCTGAAGCAGACTCCTCAGTCTTGCAAATTTGGGGTGGGCATCCTCTGCGGGGTCATGTAAGAATTAGCGGGGCAAAAAATTCAGCACTGGTAATCATGGCTGGGGCTTTGCTTTGTTCAGGAGATTGTCGTATTCGCAACGTCCCCCTATTAGCGGACGTAGAGCGCATGGGGCAAGTTTTATCAGCTTTAGGTTTGCGCTTAACCAGAAACAGCGACATTTTAGATGTCAATGCCAGAAAAATTAGCACATCTAAAGCACCTTATGAACTAGTTACCCAACTGCGAGCCAGTTTTTTTGCCATCGGGCCAATATTGGCACGAATGGGAATAGCACAGATGCCATTACCGGGGGGTTGTGCCATTGGTGCTAGACCTGTTGATTTGCACGTCAGGGGACTGCAAGCAATGGGAGCAGAAGTGCAAATTGAGCATGGTATTTGTAATGCCTACGTGCCTGGTAATAATGGCAGATTGAAGGGTGCGAAAATTTACTTAGATACTCCCAGCGTTGGTGCAACAGAAACCCTTATGATGGCAGCTACCCTAGCAGATGGGGAAACTATCCTTGAAAATGCGGCCAGAGAACCAGAAGTAGTGGATTTAGCTAACTTCTGTAAATCAATGGGAGCAAAAATTCAAGGTCCAGGCACAAGTACTATTACTATCGTTGGTGTTGATAAATTACATTCTACCGACTATTCAATTATTCCCGATCGCATTGAAACAGGAACTTTTTTACTCGCCGCAGCCATGACTCGTTCGGAACTGTTGCTCTCTCCAGTAGCACCAGATCATTTAATTCCCGTCATTGCCAAATTGCGAGATATTGGCGTACCCATCATTGAAGAAGCATCAGACTGTTTGCGCGTTTTGCCAGCAGAAAAACTCAAAGCTACAGATATTGATACTTTGCCCCATCCGGGTTTTCCTACAGATATGCAAGCGCCATTTATGTCATTGCTGACTTTGGCAGAAGGTGACAGCATCATTAATGAATCTGTGTTTGAAAATCGTCTGCGTCATGCTTCTGAGTTAAATCGCTTGGGAGCAGATATTCGCGTTAAAGGTAATACTGCCTTTGTGCGGGGAGTACCAATGTTATCCGGTGCACCAGTCATAGGCACGGATTTACGAGCATCCGCAGCCTTGGTGATAGCAGGACTAGCCGCAGAAGGACAAACCACCATTCAAGGATTAAACCACCTAGATCGTGGTTATGATCGCCTGGATATAAAATTGCAGCAACTCGGAGCAAAGATTATCCGTATAAACGAAGCATCAGCAGATGCAGAATTACATAGGAATAGCAGTAATCCTCCGGCTTCGGTATCTATCTAG
- a CDS encoding M48 family metallopeptidase, whose translation MSLLKTRLIGLKADSFRHPLDLEATKTLKQVPGIDMMVRNWVGPMAEQVFYVENIASSILVGEKQLPDLHNLLLEACKTLDIEPPQLYVRQHPAPNAYTFAMRGKQPFVVLHTSLIDILTPEEIQAVIAHELGHLKCDHSVYLTPVNLLVLAAAILPNVGAVVAQALQAQLLEWVRCAEFTCDRAALLATQNPKVVMSVLMKLAGGSPTLAPKLNLDAFVAQAHAYDDISKTQLGVMVKEARTAQLSHPVPVLRAREIDRWSSSLEYQKLLQNHGFNDKVETAPKGGGWRNW comes from the coding sequence ATGTCTTTACTTAAAACCCGCCTAATTGGTTTAAAAGCTGACTCATTCCGCCATCCTCTGGACTTGGAAGCAACGAAAACTCTCAAGCAAGTTCCAGGGATAGATATGATGGTGCGAAATTGGGTAGGACCAATGGCTGAACAGGTTTTCTATGTAGAAAATATTGCTTCTAGTATTTTGGTAGGTGAAAAACAATTACCTGATTTACACAATTTATTATTAGAAGCTTGCAAAACTTTAGATATTGAGCCACCACAGTTATATGTCCGCCAACATCCTGCGCCTAATGCTTATACATTTGCAATGCGTGGTAAACAGCCTTTTGTGGTTCTGCACACTTCCTTAATTGATATTCTCACACCAGAGGAAATTCAAGCTGTAATTGCCCATGAGTTGGGACATCTCAAATGTGACCACAGCGTTTATTTAACACCTGTGAATTTATTAGTCTTAGCCGCAGCAATTTTACCTAATGTCGGTGCTGTTGTAGCTCAAGCATTACAGGCACAATTATTAGAATGGGTACGTTGTGCTGAGTTTACCTGCGATCGCGCCGCTTTGTTAGCTACCCAAAACCCCAAAGTTGTCATGTCAGTATTAATGAAGTTAGCCGGTGGTTCTCCCACCTTAGCACCCAAGCTAAATCTTGATGCCTTTGTTGCCCAAGCACATGCTTATGATGACATCAGCAAAACCCAACTTGGAGTCATGGTAAAAGAAGCCCGCACCGCCCAATTAAGTCATCCAGTACCAGTATTACGAGCCAGGGAAATTGACCGTTGGAGTAGTAGTTTAGAGTACCAGAAATTACTGCAAAATCACGGTTTTAATGACAAGGTTGAAACCGCACCCAAAGGCGGCGGATGGCGCAATTGGTAA
- a CDS encoding AAA family ATPase yields MEEPAAVSFIFVYGPSSIGKTTMRLRVEQKLIEQALPELETDRCQIPVVGIEAIGTESNRFNWKDYFTRSLIALEEALIEYKVDYGSRGIHRNHQGELILEPRVTAPQLRRGLENALKYRRPKAFPIDEAQHMQKMASGRRLQDNMDCLKSLPNLTGVMHLLFSTYELLTCRNLSTQLSRHTVDIHFPRYNSKLSEDVDVFMNVLWNFQQHLPLQEEPDLLNN; encoded by the coding sequence ATTGAAGAACCTGCGGCAGTATCGTTTATTTTTGTCTATGGGCCAAGCAGTATAGGTAAAACAACGATGAGACTGCGAGTTGAGCAGAAACTAATAGAACAGGCATTACCTGAACTAGAAACTGATAGATGTCAAATCCCAGTTGTTGGTATTGAAGCTATTGGCACAGAATCTAACCGATTCAACTGGAAAGATTATTTCACCCGTTCTTTAATTGCTTTAGAAGAAGCACTCATTGAATATAAGGTTGATTATGGCTCTAGAGGTATTCATCGTAATCATCAAGGGGAACTTATTCTTGAGCCAAGAGTGACTGCTCCACAACTACGTCGAGGCTTGGAAAATGCTTTAAAATACCGTCGCCCAAAAGCCTTTCCTATTGATGAAGCCCAGCATATGCAAAAAATGGCTAGTGGTCGTCGGCTTCAAGACAATATGGACTGCTTAAAGTCCCTTCCAAATTTAACAGGAGTCATGCATTTACTATTTAGTACTTATGAACTGTTAACATGTCGGAACCTAAGCACCCAACTGAGCCGACATACTGTTGACATCCATTTTCCGCGATACAATTCCAAATTAAGCGAGGATGTTGACGTTTTCATGAATGTGTTGTGGAATTTCCAGCAGCATCTACCACTACAAGAAGAACCAGACTTATTAAATAATTAG
- a CDS encoding thermonuclease family protein — MNKLTKQIVIWLGAGIIVLSLMGYERLFPPAGDIVERVTDGDTLVLKGVDGQKFTVRFACVDAPEIPHSEKEKSSKRVQDVNQFSWGMKAQTRVEELIKQSGDRVNLNIIESDRYGRKVAEVRLKDGAFVQQVLLQEGLAKVYGAYLRNCPSKALLQQVEARAQQQKIGIWNDQKFIDPWEYRKVSK, encoded by the coding sequence ATGAATAAATTAACTAAACAAATAGTAATTTGGCTGGGTGCAGGTATTATTGTTCTCAGTTTGATGGGGTACGAGCGCTTATTTCCCCCTGCTGGTGATATTGTGGAACGGGTAACCGATGGTGATACATTGGTATTGAAAGGCGTTGATGGTCAGAAATTCACGGTACGCTTTGCTTGTGTGGATGCACCGGAAATACCTCACTCGGAGAAGGAGAAGAGTAGTAAACGGGTTCAGGATGTGAATCAATTTAGTTGGGGTATGAAAGCACAAACAAGGGTAGAGGAACTTATAAAACAGTCAGGTGATCGCGTAAACTTGAATATTATAGAGAGCGATCGCTATGGTAGAAAAGTTGCAGAAGTGCGTTTAAAAGATGGCGCTTTTGTCCAACAAGTTTTATTACAGGAAGGATTAGCGAAAGTATATGGGGCTTATTTACGTAACTGTCCCAGTAAAGCTTTATTGCAACAAGTCGAAGCGCGAGCGCAACAGCAAAAGATTGGTATTTGGAATGATCAGAAATTTATTGACCCTTGGGAATATAGGAAAGTGAGTAAATGA